The DNA window GGCTCTTCCCGGCATCCTTTCttaaagacaaaaacaaaatccaatCGGCAAAAAATCTCAGTGAAGGAAAAATACAACAGCAACAAGTCGGATCCGGATTCGGGTCTGTCCGTATGATTCGATTTCATTCTCCGGTGGCGGCAGAGAAAGAGGCGGAGCATTTTGTGAGCCTAACAATGGAGGAcgataagaagaagaagaagaggaacaagaagaagaagaacaagcagGACGAGGCCACCAACGATGTTTCTGTTTCCGGCAACGGACAAGTTTCTCAGGCAGCCGGAGATGTTCATTCCGACGATGCCTCGTCCGTCGGCAATGGCCAGGTTTCAGAGGCCGGTGCGGGTGCTCGTTCCGATGCTGTGCGAGACGGAGACGGATATGTGAACGGGAAGAAGCATGAGAGCAATGGCACGGAATCTGTAAGCTTCTTTTTCATTAATCTACTGATTAGGATTAGTGATTGATGTGTATCACTAAACCTTTCGAATTTGAATTGGATCAATCACCAGCTGATTGTGCATTGCGTTTTGTGAATTTTATGTTgtgattttaaaggatttgaattttgttttttgaattaatttttacTTTTGCAGAGATTATTAGCTGAATCTGAGAAAAAATGGCTCCAAAGAGAGGTTAGTGTGAAGATGGATTACCTTACAACAGAGTTTATATTTCAATTTTGTTACGAAAGTTTTCGTCTTGAGCAGAAAATAACCAGTTTTTACAGGCTACATTAGAAGAAACAATCAAACAATTACAAATCGAAAGGGACATATATATACGGAAGGAGGTAAACATAATGAAAATTTGAACTTTATGAACTATGGACCGAAGATTAGGGTCATTTATCGTCATTCATTGGGTTTAAAGTCTAAACTTTTTGATGTTATTTCATATTTTCAGGCTACATTAAAGGATACTGTTAAACAATTACGGAATGAGAATGCTTCGCGTATACAGAAAGAGGTACTGCATTTTACTTTTGATTTAAGATGTTGGACTGAGAGAGAGCGGTTAAAGCCTTATCTGGTATGGTTCTTTATGACCACTCCTTTTGCCTGTGTATGATTTACTCAGGCAACATTACATGATACAATTAAGCAAATGCGGGATGAAACGGATTCACATACACAGAAAGAGGTAACGTAATCTAAACTTACTCGAGACAATTAGATTAGCTGACGAAGAGTTGGTCCATATCTGTGTTTATGATTGTGCTCTATCACATCTTATATTGCAATCGAACACTTGTTCTGCATGCATTTTGAAGACTGTGGGCCTAACCGGATGATTTACAGGCTGGTCTACAGATGGAAAATGAACATTTACAGAGCGAAAAAGTTTTGTGGCTTCAGAAAGAGGTGATTTGAGTTGCATCATAGGGATCTTTTGAATTATGTTCATCTTTCAGTGCAAGTGCACCTCTATGTTTTTTCTTCGCCTGAATGCACATAATTATGCTTTTTCTAGTGTTTGGTACAACAATTTTATAAACAAGATTGCAAACTAGAGGAATTGGTTGGTAATGTTTGTTGCAGGTTGGATTAGAGGACAAAATTGGTCGGTTAGTAGATGAAAAAGGCACTTTGCATTTGGAAAAGGTTAGAGCCGCCCTCCTTTGCTGTAGCCCCGTAACTAATAATCAGTTTGGTCCTTGATTGACTTCACTCCTGTTTTGCAACTTTAAAACTTAATTTACATGGTTCGACAGACAAGCTTACAGGAAAAGTTTAAACATCTAGAGGGAGATAGAGAGACCTGGACTCTAAAGGAGGTACTCAAAGTCTCAAATACTCAAATAACTCTTAACTGTAAATTGTAGATGGGGAATATTTGGCCAACAAGTTTATTGCTATTTGCACCTGAAAATTTGTCAGAATATAATTTTCATGTCTGCAATAGTAAAGAAATAATTGAAATACAGACCAGCATGGTTTCATCTTCTGAAACTCTTTTGTTACTTAATCTATCTCTTATCATTTTATATTAGAGACTTAGTTTCACTTAACATTTGGCTCTTATAGGATTCGTTTAAAGGAACGTTAGCAACTCTGAATGACGATATTGCTAGATTACGAGCACAGGTATGTAGCTGTATTGACCCAACCAATCAACTTGATGGATTCAAATTAAATTGCTTTTTATCTCGGTTGTCCACATGCATACCTACTTGTTTGAGTACAGAGGAGTTTGACTATTGCTGTGCTTTCTTAGATCCTGTAGGATAGGTTTGATTCGAGGCAGACCATATTCCTTGTTGCATGCTCATTCTAATTTCTGTTCACAAGTATTTCACATAAAATCTTTGTATTTTCTTCTGATATGGAAATTAAAACCAAAGTTGGGCAGGTGTCGGAATTGGAACAATCCAGGAATAATC is part of the Malus domestica chromosome 12, GDT2T_hap1 genome and encodes:
- the LOC139187489 gene encoding uncharacterized protein isoform X7 encodes the protein MIRFHSPVAAEKEAEHFVSLTMEDDKKKKKRNKKKKNKQDEATNDVSVSGNGQVSQAAGDVHSDDASSVGNGQVSEAGAGARSDAVRDGDGYVNGKKHESNGTESRLLAESEKKWLQREATLEETIKQLQIERDIYIRKEATLKDTVKQLRNENASRIQKEATLHDTIKQMRDETDSHTQKEAGLQMENEHLQSEKVLWLQKEVGLEDKIGRLVDEKGTLHLEKTSLQEKFKHLEGDRETWTLKEVSELEQSRNNLVQENQQLMENISSLQLQIKNLESVYSTPASDKLAKASEHEELNSQVEAACSLVEKLVAENAELVEKVNELYGELDRRSLTVELASTTESNTPVVPPETASVIDPVSLSTEDMSTSDEKLDSPKVVPIKQEMHSNGNMDSEHDALVPELPVSDEVSEIVQIPLDENEVRNLEVSLENDKNAGVPLVEAPLIGAPFRLMSYVARYVSSADLVNKGSA
- the LOC139187489 gene encoding COP1-interactive protein 1-like isoform X1, which codes for MIRFHSPVAAEKEAEHFVSLTMEDDKKKKKRNKKKKNKQDEATNDVSVSGNGQVSQAAGDVHSDDASSVGNGQVSEAGAGARSDAVRDGDGYVNGKKHESNGTESRLLAESEKKWLQREFLQATLEETIKQLQIERDIYIRKEATLKDTVKQLRNENASRIQKEATLHDTIKQMRDETDSHTQKEAGLQMENEHLQSEKVLWLQKEVGLEDKIGRLVDEKGTLHLEKTSLQEKFKHLEGDRETWTLKEDSFKGTLATLNDDIARLRAQVSELEQSRNNLVQENQQLMENISSLQLQIKNLESVYSTPASDKLAKQASEHEELNSQVEAACSLVEKLVAENAELVEKVNELYGELDRRSLTVELASTTESNTPVVPPETASVIDPVSLSTEDMSTSDEKLDSPKVVPIKQEMHSNGNMDSEHDALVPELPVSDEVSEIVQIPLDENEVRNLEVSLENDKNAGVPLVEAPLIGAPFRLMSYVARYVSSADLVNKGSA
- the LOC139187489 gene encoding COP1-interactive protein 1-like isoform X2, producing MIRFHSPVAAEKEAEHFVSLTMEDDKKKKKRNKKKKNKQDEATNDVSVSGNGQVSQAAGDVHSDDASSVGNGQVSEAGAGARSDAVRDGDGYVNGKKHESNGTESRLLAESEKKWLQREFLQATLEETIKQLQIERDIYIRKEATLKDTVKQLRNENASRIQKEATLHDTIKQMRDETDSHTQKEAGLQMENEHLQSEKVLWLQKEVGLEDKIGRLVDEKGTLHLEKTSLQEKFKHLEGDRETWTLKEDSFKGTLATLNDDIARLRAQVSELEQSRNNLVQENQQLMENISSLQLQIKNLESVYSTPASDKLAKASEHEELNSQVEAACSLVEKLVAENAELVEKVNELYGELDRRSLTVELASTTESNTPVVPPETASVIDPVSLSTEDMSTSDEKLDSPKVVPIKQEMHSNGNMDSEHDALVPELPVSDEVSEIVQIPLDENEVRNLEVSLENDKNAGVPLVEAPLIGAPFRLMSYVARYVSSADLVNKGSA
- the LOC139187489 gene encoding interactor of constitutive active ROPs 2, chloroplastic-like isoform X4 — translated: MIRFHSPVAAEKEAEHFVSLTMEDDKKKKKRNKKKKNKQDEATNDVSVSGNGQVSQAAGDVHSDDASSVGNGQVSEAGAGARSDAVRDGDGYVNGKKHESNGTESRLLAESEKKWLQREATLEETIKQLQIERDIYIRKEATLKDTVKQLRNENASRIQKEATLHDTIKQMRDETDSHTQKEAGLQMENEHLQSEKVLWLQKEVGLEDKIGRLVDEKGTLHLEKTSLQEKFKHLEGDRETWTLKEDSFKGTLATLNDDIARLRAQVSELEQSRNNLVQENQQLMENISSLQLQIKNLESVYSTPASDKLAKQASEHEELNSQVEAACSLVEKLVAENAELVEKVNELYGELDRRSLTVELASTTESNTPVVPPETASVIDPVSLSTEDMSTSDEKLDSPKVVPIKQEMHSNGNMDSEHDALVPELPVSDEVSEIVQIPLDENEVRNLEVSLENDKNAGVPLVEAPLIGAPFRLMSYVARYVSSADLVNKGSA
- the LOC139187489 gene encoding COP1-interactive protein 1-like isoform X5, which codes for MIRFHSPVAAEKEAEHFVSLTMEDDKKKKKRNKKKKNKQDEATNDVSVSGNGQVSQAAGDVHSDDASSVGNGQVSEAGAGARSDAVRDGDGYVNGKKHESNGTESRLLAESEKKWLQREATLEETIKQLQIERDIYIRKEATLKDTVKQLRNENASRIQKEATLHDTIKQMRDETDSHTQKEAGLQMENEHLQSEKVLWLQKEVGLEDKIGRLVDEKGTLHLEKTSLQEKFKHLEGDRETWTLKEDSFKGTLATLNDDIARLRAQVSELEQSRNNLVQENQQLMENISSLQLQIKNLESVYSTPASDKLAKASEHEELNSQVEAACSLVEKLVAENAELVEKVNELYGELDRRSLTVELASTTESNTPVVPPETASVIDPVSLSTEDMSTSDEKLDSPKVVPIKQEMHSNGNMDSEHDALVPELPVSDEVSEIVQIPLDENEVRNLEVSLENDKNAGVPLVEAPLIGAPFRLMSYVARYVSSADLVNKGSA
- the LOC139187489 gene encoding uncharacterized protein isoform X3, which translates into the protein MIRFHSPVAAEKEAEHFVSLTMEDDKKKKKRNKKKKNKQDEATNDVSVSGNGQVSQAAGDVHSDDASSVGNGQVSEAGAGARSDAVRDGDGYVNGKKHESNGTESRLLAESEKKWLQREFLQATLEETIKQLQIERDIYIRKEATLKDTVKQLRNENASRIQKEATLHDTIKQMRDETDSHTQKEAGLQMENEHLQSEKVLWLQKEVGLEDKIGRLVDEKGTLHLEKTSLQEKFKHLEGDRETWTLKEVSELEQSRNNLVQENQQLMENISSLQLQIKNLESVYSTPASDKLAKQASEHEELNSQVEAACSLVEKLVAENAELVEKVNELYGELDRRSLTVELASTTESNTPVVPPETASVIDPVSLSTEDMSTSDEKLDSPKVVPIKQEMHSNGNMDSEHDALVPELPVSDEVSEIVQIPLDENEVRNLEVSLENDKNAGVPLVEAPLIGAPFRLMSYVARYVSSADLVNKGSA
- the LOC139187489 gene encoding uncharacterized protein isoform X6 gives rise to the protein MIRFHSPVAAEKEAEHFVSLTMEDDKKKKKRNKKKKNKQDEATNDVSVSGNGQVSQAAGDVHSDDASSVGNGQVSEAGAGARSDAVRDGDGYVNGKKHESNGTESRLLAESEKKWLQREATLEETIKQLQIERDIYIRKEATLKDTVKQLRNENASRIQKEATLHDTIKQMRDETDSHTQKEAGLQMENEHLQSEKVLWLQKEVGLEDKIGRLVDEKGTLHLEKTSLQEKFKHLEGDRETWTLKEVSELEQSRNNLVQENQQLMENISSLQLQIKNLESVYSTPASDKLAKQASEHEELNSQVEAACSLVEKLVAENAELVEKVNELYGELDRRSLTVELASTTESNTPVVPPETASVIDPVSLSTEDMSTSDEKLDSPKVVPIKQEMHSNGNMDSEHDALVPELPVSDEVSEIVQIPLDENEVRNLEVSLENDKNAGVPLVEAPLIGAPFRLMSYVARYVSSADLVNKGSA